The following proteins are encoded in a genomic region of Saccharopolyspora antimicrobica:
- a CDS encoding purine-cytosine permease family protein, giving the protein MGEAPAFKRVETNGVERIPDAERTARPLDLFRLCFGGANTFSTAVLGAFPILFGLSFWQGLAATALGLVAGALVLCPMAVFGTVNGTNNAVSSSAHLGVHGRVVGSFLSLLTAVTFFAISVWSSGDALVGSALIVLANPMSFGAFLGDWSRYIPSTTPRARVVAAALLAQLSTIVPFGFGLITATVIAGSAPEYLAGDAPNYVGGLLAVSPGWYFGPLCLIALIGGLSTGTTALYGTGLDFSSVFPRFSRVRATVLVGVLSIGLIFVGRFGFNLVQSISTFAALIVTCTGPWMVVMILAGVQPAAAGRALLVPPRLELARHDRVAAVGRCRAAVRQHPGPAGRAARRAGGRDGHQPAAVPGARGGRLSRFAPGVPRAPRRVRPGRTPLGALRRHPGTADRGGTRPVIGLEVGSSRPVNEKTADV; this is encoded by the coding sequence CGTTCAAGCGGGTGGAGACCAACGGCGTCGAGCGCATCCCCGACGCTGAGCGCACGGCGCGGCCGCTCGACCTGTTCCGGCTGTGCTTCGGCGGCGCGAACACGTTCTCCACGGCGGTGCTCGGCGCGTTCCCGATCCTGTTCGGGCTGTCGTTCTGGCAGGGACTCGCCGCCACCGCGCTGGGGCTGGTGGCGGGTGCGCTCGTGCTGTGCCCGATGGCGGTGTTCGGCACGGTCAACGGCACCAACAACGCGGTCTCGTCCTCGGCGCACCTGGGCGTGCACGGGCGCGTCGTCGGATCGTTCCTGTCTTTGCTGACCGCGGTCACGTTCTTCGCGATCTCGGTGTGGAGCTCCGGGGACGCCCTGGTCGGCTCCGCGCTGATCGTGCTGGCCAACCCGATGTCCTTCGGGGCGTTCCTCGGCGACTGGTCGCGCTATATCCCCTCGACCACGCCGCGCGCCCGCGTGGTGGCAGCGGCGCTGCTCGCGCAGCTGTCGACCATCGTCCCGTTCGGGTTCGGGCTGATCACCGCCACGGTGATCGCCGGATCCGCGCCGGAGTACCTGGCCGGTGACGCCCCGAACTACGTCGGCGGGCTGCTCGCGGTGTCGCCGGGCTGGTACTTCGGGCCGCTGTGCCTGATCGCGCTCATCGGCGGCCTGTCGACCGGCACCACCGCGCTGTACGGCACCGGCCTGGACTTCTCCAGCGTGTTCCCCCGCTTCTCGCGGGTGCGGGCGACGGTGCTGGTGGGCGTGCTGTCCATCGGGCTGATCTTCGTCGGCCGCTTCGGCTTCAACCTGGTGCAGAGCATCTCCACCTTCGCCGCGCTGATCGTGACCTGCACCGGGCCGTGGATGGTCGTGATGATCCTCGCAGGTGTTCAACCGGCGGCAGCGGGGCGGGCGCTACTGGTTCCACCACGGCTGGAACTGGCGCGGCATGACCGCGTGGCTGCTGTCGGCCGGTGTCGCGCTGCTGTTCGTCAACATCCCGGGCCAGCTGGTCGGGCCGCTCGGCGAGCTGGCGGGCGGGATGGACATCAGCCTGCCGCTGTCCCTGGTGCTCGCGGCGGTCGGCTATCTCGGTTTGCTCCGGGCGTTCCCCGAGCCCCGCGACGTGTTCGGCCCGGACGGACCCCGCTGGGTGCCCTGCGCCGACACCCCGGTACCGCCGATCGTGGCGGAACCCGTCCCGTGATCGGCCTTGAGGTGGGAAGCTCGCGCCCGGTGAACGAGAAGACTGCCGACGTGTGA
- a CDS encoding TetR/AcrR family transcriptional regulator, with product MAASDTRDRILDALQRILIRKGTAAVTLESVAAEAGVSKGGLLYHFRSKQAMLQGLTLRLDDAAEAEFAQATEDGVDVVRYFLQTSLPASDEEMALYWSVIAALRSAEGLSEAGSEVLARVFGRWSELLTDHIGDPVLAEIVRLVGDGLYLSALSGLPHPDPELIKKVFDRLLAQVAEARQA from the coding sequence GTGGCTGCCTCCGACACCCGAGACCGCATCCTCGACGCGCTGCAGCGGATCCTGATCCGCAAGGGAACCGCGGCGGTGACCCTGGAATCGGTCGCCGCCGAAGCCGGGGTGTCCAAGGGCGGCCTGCTCTACCACTTCCGCTCCAAGCAGGCGATGCTGCAGGGCCTCACGCTGCGGCTCGACGACGCGGCCGAGGCTGAGTTCGCGCAGGCCACCGAGGACGGCGTCGACGTCGTCCGGTACTTCCTGCAGACCTCGCTGCCCGCCAGCGACGAGGAGATGGCGCTCTACTGGTCGGTCATCGCCGCGCTGCGCAGCGCCGAGGGCCTCAGCGAGGCCGGCAGCGAGGTGCTGGCCAGGGTGTTCGGCCGCTGGTCGGAGCTGCTCACCGACCACATCGGCGACCCGGTGCTGGCCGAGATCGTGCGCCTGGTCGGCGACGGCCTCTACCTCAGCGCGCTGTCCGGCCTGCCGCACCCGGACCCGGAACTGATCAAGAAGGTCTTCGACCGGCTGCTCGCGCAGGTCGCCGAAGCCCGCCAGGCTTAG
- a CDS encoding outer membrane protein assembly factor BamB family protein, with protein MRRARGWLVLLSAAVLLGGAVSASASEDERARPGDWPSWQGDLAGSRFNGAEDRITPETVGGLKLKWAFAYPKTGAWVKSQPAVVGDDVFFGGPDARFYAVDARNGQLKWQFDLTSVGPAPMDGVAFNGATGPAVAEGKVFFGDSRGYAYALDQRTGELIWAVDTEDHPRGWHTSSPLYHQGRIYLGASSAEHGGGPDYPCCTFRGHVDSLDAKTGELIWRYYTVPEPQAVGTWPSGATRYEPSGAGVWGSPVIDAETGTLFVGTGQNYSGNGGDFDTLLALDAIDGTLRWKQQVTDVDSWRDLCNVPDSAGYCPGLQDGTALDFDLGASPNLFPVQGRTLVGVGQKSGVYHAFDARTGEVRWRRQLSVPSPLGGATGLQWGSSYDGERLYAASYFAGPGTLNAMDPATGEVVWTTPNPADGCDWGGAAAHPDQCVLAHTPAVTSTPGLVYEGSTDGKMRIYSAETGEVLWEYDTVRDFAGANGLTGCGGSISGNGGAVVANGTLYVQTGYEPMYPSEHGNVLLAFDLP; from the coding sequence ATGCGCCGAGCACGCGGATGGCTGGTCCTGCTGAGCGCTGCCGTGCTCCTCGGCGGCGCCGTGAGTGCTTCGGCCAGCGAGGACGAGCGCGCCCGGCCCGGTGACTGGCCCAGCTGGCAGGGCGATCTCGCCGGATCGCGGTTCAACGGCGCCGAGGACCGGATCACTCCCGAAACCGTCGGCGGGCTGAAGCTCAAGTGGGCGTTCGCCTACCCGAAGACCGGCGCATGGGTGAAGAGCCAGCCCGCGGTGGTCGGCGACGACGTGTTCTTCGGCGGACCGGACGCGCGCTTCTACGCCGTCGACGCCCGCAACGGGCAGCTGAAGTGGCAGTTCGACCTGACGTCGGTGGGCCCGGCGCCGATGGACGGAGTGGCGTTCAACGGGGCGACCGGTCCTGCGGTCGCCGAGGGCAAGGTCTTCTTCGGCGACAGCCGCGGATACGCGTACGCGCTGGACCAGCGCACCGGCGAGCTGATCTGGGCGGTGGACACCGAAGACCACCCGCGTGGCTGGCACACCAGCTCGCCGCTGTACCACCAGGGCCGGATCTACCTGGGCGCCTCCAGCGCCGAGCACGGTGGCGGACCGGACTACCCGTGCTGCACCTTCCGCGGGCACGTCGATTCCCTCGACGCGAAGACGGGGGAGCTGATCTGGCGCTACTACACGGTTCCCGAACCGCAAGCGGTCGGCACCTGGCCCAGCGGTGCGACCCGGTACGAGCCCTCCGGCGCGGGGGTGTGGGGATCGCCGGTCATCGACGCCGAAACCGGCACGCTGTTCGTGGGCACCGGGCAGAACTACTCCGGCAACGGCGGCGACTTCGACACCCTGCTGGCGCTGGACGCCATCGACGGAACGCTGCGCTGGAAGCAGCAGGTCACCGACGTCGACAGCTGGCGGGACCTGTGCAACGTCCCCGATTCGGCGGGCTACTGCCCGGGTCTGCAGGACGGCACCGCGCTGGACTTCGATCTCGGGGCGAGCCCGAACCTGTTCCCGGTGCAGGGGCGCACGCTGGTCGGCGTCGGGCAGAAGAGCGGCGTCTACCACGCTTTCGACGCGCGGACCGGTGAGGTGCGCTGGCGCAGGCAGCTGTCGGTGCCGTCCCCGCTCGGCGGGGCGACCGGGCTCCAGTGGGGTTCCAGCTACGACGGCGAACGCCTGTACGCGGCGAGCTACTTCGCCGGCCCGGGCACCTTGAACGCCATGGACCCGGCGACCGGTGAGGTCGTGTGGACCACGCCCAACCCGGCTGACGGCTGCGACTGGGGCGGTGCGGCCGCGCATCCCGACCAGTGCGTGCTCGCGCACACGCCCGCGGTGACCTCCACGCCGGGCCTGGTCTACGAGGGCAGCACCGACGGCAAGATGCGGATCTACTCCGCTGAAACCGGCGAGGTGCTGTGGGAGTACGACACCGTCCGGGACTTCGCAGGTGCCAACGGGTTGACCGGGTGCGGGGGCTCGATCTCCGGAAACGGCGGCGCGGTCGTCGCCAACGGCACGCTCTACGTCCAGACCGGGTACGAGCCGATGTACCCGAGCGAGCACGGCAACGTGCTACTCGCCTTCGACCTGCCCTGA
- a CDS encoding MFS transporter — protein MTNLKSPSTSRGQWTALGALLLPVLLISVDNTVLSFAVPHISEELRPTGGQLLWIVDIYSLMLAGLLVTMGTLGDRIGRRRLLLIGATGFGLASVLAAFAPSAELLIAARALLGVAGATLMPSTLSLIRNIFTDPRARTTAIAAWTATFAGGAAFGPLLGGLLLERFWWGSVFLINLPVMVLLLIVGPLVIPESRNPNPGRYDLPSAGLSLLAMLALVFGVKEFAGGGSLALPAVAVALIAGYAFVRRQRRLDDPMLDLGLFAKPRFSVAVASNLLAVFVMVGGLFFMTQYLQLVLGMSPLRAGLALLPGIGLSVVGSLVAVRLIRRVRLAELLGVAMFATGLGYLLMVLLPSEGSAWLVVVAFMIVGVSAGITETATNDTIMNTVAPENAGAASAISETGYELGAALGTAVLGSVVTAAYRSHVDVTGLPESIVDTARDTLGGALAVAGELPLEQAVALRDSAAHAFTYGVHVTSVVGAVVLAFAAFQAWWVLSRR, from the coding sequence ATGACCAACCTGAAATCGCCCAGTACTTCCCGTGGGCAGTGGACCGCGCTCGGCGCGCTGCTGCTGCCCGTCCTGCTGATCTCCGTCGACAACACGGTGCTGAGCTTCGCCGTGCCGCACATCAGCGAGGAGCTGCGCCCGACCGGCGGCCAGCTGCTGTGGATCGTCGACATCTACTCGCTGATGCTCGCCGGACTGCTGGTCACGATGGGCACCCTCGGCGACCGGATCGGCCGTCGCCGCCTGCTGCTGATCGGCGCCACCGGCTTCGGCCTGGCCTCGGTGCTGGCGGCGTTCGCGCCCAGCGCCGAACTGCTCATCGCCGCCCGTGCCCTGCTGGGCGTGGCCGGTGCGACGCTGATGCCCTCGACGCTGTCGCTGATCCGCAACATCTTCACCGATCCGCGCGCCCGGACCACCGCGATCGCCGCCTGGACGGCGACCTTCGCCGGTGGTGCCGCGTTCGGGCCGCTGCTGGGCGGCCTGCTGCTGGAGCGCTTCTGGTGGGGATCGGTGTTCCTGATCAACCTGCCCGTCATGGTGCTGCTGCTGATCGTCGGACCGCTGGTGATCCCGGAATCGCGCAACCCGAACCCGGGCCGCTACGACCTGCCCAGCGCGGGGCTCTCGCTGCTGGCGATGCTGGCGCTGGTCTTCGGCGTCAAGGAGTTCGCCGGCGGCGGCTCGCTGGCGCTGCCCGCGGTGGCCGTGGCGCTGATCGCCGGGTACGCGTTCGTGCGCAGGCAGCGCAGGCTCGACGACCCGATGCTGGACCTGGGCCTGTTCGCCAAGCCGCGGTTCAGCGTGGCGGTGGCCAGCAACCTGCTGGCGGTGTTCGTGATGGTCGGCGGGCTGTTCTTCATGACCCAGTACCTGCAGCTGGTGCTCGGGATGTCCCCGCTGCGCGCGGGCCTGGCGCTGCTGCCGGGCATCGGGCTGTCGGTGGTCGGCTCGCTGGTGGCGGTTCGCCTGATCCGCCGGGTGCGGCTGGCCGAGCTGCTGGGTGTGGCGATGTTCGCGACGGGTCTGGGCTACCTGCTGATGGTGCTGCTGCCGTCGGAGGGCAGTGCCTGGCTGGTGGTGGTGGCGTTCATGATCGTCGGCGTCAGCGCGGGGATCACCGAGACGGCCACCAACGACACCATCATGAACACGGTGGCCCCGGAGAACGCGGGCGCGGCCTCGGCGATCTCGGAGACCGGCTACGAGCTGGGTGCGGCGCTGGGGACGGCGGTCCTCGGCAGCGTGGTGACGGCGGCCTACCGCAGCCACGTCGACGTGACCGGCCTGCCGGAATCCATTGTGGACACCGCGCGTGACACGCTCGGCGGGGCACTGGCGGTGGCCGGTGAGCTGCCGCTGGAGCAGGCGGTGGCCCTGCGCGATTCGGCGGCGCACGCCTTCACCTACGGCGTGCACGTGACCAGCGTGGTCGGCGCGGTGGTGCTCGCCTTCGCGGCCTTCCAGGCCTGGTGGGTGCTCTCCCGCCGCTGA